One Thioclava sp. ES.031 genomic window, CGCGAGGTTGCGGCGGTTCGTCAGTGCATTGATCAGGCTCGACTTGCCGACATTGGAGCGGCCCGCGAAGCAGACCTCGATCCGGTCGGCGGGCGGCAGCCCCTTCATCGCGACGACGCCCTTGAGGAAGTCGACGGGGGCCGCAAACAGCTTGCGACCACGCTCACGCGAAAAATCGTCGGGGGCCTCGGCCAGCGGGAACTTCAATTCCATCATAGAACCTCGATCTTGTCGCCGCGCGCGATGCGGCCCTGTTTCGTCACGAGGCAGAATACGCCCAGATCATGGTGGCCGTAATGGCGCTCCAGCTCGCTCAGCATGTCGATATCGCGTTCGCCCGTCTCGATATTGGCGTCCGTCGCGCGGCAGCGCTCGATACAGGCGCGCAGTTGCAGCTCTGCCTCGCCGATCCGCACCGTCTTGCCGATCAGGTCCATCTCCGCGAAAGGCTCCCAGCCCTCGACCCAGAGATTGGCGCGGAAGCGGCGGCGGTCGATCGGCTTGCCCACCCGGGCCGAGAGATCATCGAGCGAGGCTTGCCCGATCAGCGAGACATAGGGCAGGGGATCGTCGGTGAAGGCCCGGTCGGGGCCGCGCACCAGCGCGGTTGGGCGCGGCGCGCTCTCGGGCCAGAACGGACGCAGCCATTCCAACAGTTTGCGCTGGTCGAGTTCACGGTCGGGGTCGATCTCGAGATGCCATTGCTCGGGATGTTCCAGCAGGATGTGCCCGTTCTCGAGCATCCGCGACGTGACCCCCATCAGCCCCGGCGCGGAGCGCCCGATCACGAAGTTGATCTTCTTGCCCCAGGCATCCGCGCGCCCTTCCGCACCGACGCCGACCTTGGAGCGTTCGTGCAGTACCGCCCATTCCCGGTCGCAAGGCAAGACGCGCCCCTCTTCAAGGGACGCGTCCTTTAGTTCCTCTACCCCGATCGACTTGATCGGATGTCGGTAGATGCGAGAGAGCGTTGCGCTCATTTCTTCTCTTCGGCGGGTTTCTTCCGCTGGAAGCTCTCTTTGATATTGCCGAACAGATCCGGGCGTTTCCCGTGCATCGACATGATCGTGTACTGCTGGAGGAACGTGATCGTGTTGTTCGTGATCCAGTACAGAACGAGGCCCGAGGCGAAGCTGCCCAGCATGAACATGAAGACCCACGGCATCCACGCAAAGATCATCGCCTGAGTCTTATCCGTCGGCGCCGGGTTCAGGCGCTGCTGGAACCACATCGACACACCCAGCAGGATCGGCAGGATGCCGAGCGACAGGATGAAGAGCGGCGAGCCCGGATCGGGCGCTGCGAAGGGCAGCAGGCCGAACAGGTTCAGGATCGAGGTCGGATCGGGCGCCGAAAGGTCGTGAATCCAGCCGATCCACGGCGCGTGATACAGCTCGATCGTGACGTAGATCACCTTATAGAGCGAGAAGAAGATCGGGATCTGGATCAGAAGCGGCAGACAGCCCGCGGCGGGGTTCACCTTGTGCTTCTTATACAGCTCCATCATGCCCTGCTGCATCTTCTGGCGGTCGTCGCCAGCGGCTTCCTTCATCTTCTCCATCTCGGGCTGCAGCTCTTTCATGCGCGCCATCGAGATGTAGGACTTCCGTGCCAGCGGGAAGACGATCAGCTTGATGATGAAGGTCAGTGCGATGATCGCCCAGCCCATGTTGCCGATCGCGCCATGCAGGAAGTGCAGCAGGCGGAACATCGGCTTGGTGAGGAAGTAGAACCAGCCCCAGTCGAGCGAGTCGACGAATTTCGGGATCGGGACATTGTCCTGATAGTCGCGCAGGGTTTCCCATTCTTTCGCACCGGCGAAGAGGTGGGTCTGCGCGTCGCCCTTGGCGCCCGGCGCGACGTCGATCACCGGCAGGCGGGTCTCGGTCTGGTAGATGTCGGACTTCTCGCCCGAATATTTCACGACCGAGGTGAACGGGCCCGAGATCGGCGCCAGAACGGTCTGCCAGTATTTGTCGGTGAAGCCCGTCCAGCCGGCGTCCTGCACCTGCTTGATCTCGGCCTGACCCTCGGCGCCCTTGTTGTCGAGCTTGGTGATGTTCTTGTATTTGATCTCTTCGAGATTGCCGTCATCCATCGCCACGAGGCCTTCGTGGAGCACGTAGACGCGGCGCTCCTGCGGGATGCCGTGACGCGCGATGATGCCGTAGGGGGCAAGTTTCACCGCAGCGTCGGTGCCGTTCTGCACCGACTGCTTGATCGTGAAGAGATACTTGTCGTCGACCGAGATCTCGCGCTGGAAGGTCAGGCCATGGCCATTGTCCCATTGCAGCGTGACCGGGGTGTCGGGCGTGAGTTTGCCGTTGCCGACCTGCGTCCAGACCGTGTTCGGACCGGGCACCTGATCGCCGGGCAGACCGCCTGCGGGCAGCCAGCCATAGACGACGTAATAAGGCAGGGTCGAATTGCCGGTATCGCCGCTGATCGGCGACAGAAGCCGCACGTCGGGCGAATCCTCGGCCAGCGTTTCCTTGTATTTCTTGAGCGAGAGGTCGTCGAAACGCCCGCCGAGAGTCGAGATCGAGCCCTCGACCGCGGGGGTGTCGATCTCGATGCGCGCGGCGCTCTGGGATTGGGCGCTCGCGGCCTGCGACATCGTCGCGGTATCGACCGGTGCGCCCGTGGAGTCGGCCGCGGTCTTCGGTGCGATATCAGTGGCTTCGGGCGTAGCGCTCTGCTCTGCGACCGGTTGGCTCGGTGCTGTTGTCGTGTCTTCCGTGGGCGGGAAGAAGTAGGTCCAGACGCCCAGCACGAGCGCGGAAAGCACCACCGCGAGAATGAGATTCTTGTTTTGGTTGTCCATGAAACCCTAATTCCACAAGCCTGTCGAAAACTTGCATGGGTTCAACAGAAGGGGCAGCCAAAGGTCAAGCCATTTTCCCTTGAAACAGTGGATCGGGCATGGTTTGCCATCACGCTTTCGGCCCAGATCCGGGGTCCGCAGTCGCAAAGCCCGGTCTGCGACTCGGTCTGCGGCCCGGTCTTTGGGATGGTTCAACGCCTGCCGATTTGCGGCGTGGCGTCGAGCTTGGTGCGATGACGTTCCGCCCATTCGAGGAATTCGCTGATCGGCATCGGCGCGGCAATCGCCGGGCCCTGCACCGCCGAGCAGCCCAACTGGCACAGCATCGCGTGTTCGGCGATCCCCGGCACCCCTTCGGCGAGCGTTTCCAGTCCCAGCCCCTCCGCCATCGACACGATCGCGGCGGTCAGGCGCTGGTGTTCGGTGTTGTGGTCGATCTCTGCCGTGAGCGAACGATGGATGCGCAGCCGCTGCGGCCCGATCTGGCGGATCGTCTCCGCCGAGACGGGGCCGGAGCCGAATCCCGCCAGTTCGATCAGGCAGCCGAGGCGCTTGATCGCGTGCAGCGTATGGCTGCAGACCGGATCGTCGAGCCGTGCCACCATCGCCTGCGGGACGATCAGCCGCAGCCGGTTCGGGGCGATCTCGAAGCGGTCGAATTCCCAGGCCAGCCGCTCGGCCAGCTTCGGGTCGCTCATCTGCCCGGGCAGGAAAGGAAGCGAGGCCGGGCCGAAATCGCTACCGTCGCGGGCGATGTCGCGCAGTGCGCCGAAAGCCGCGTAAAGCATGACCTCGGAGAAGCGCGCGCCAAGCCCTGCAGCCTCGATCGCGGGGAGTATCTCGCTTTCGGTCAGAATCCCGCGTTGAGCATGAAGCCAGCGCGGAATCGCCTGAAACCCGCTGATATCGCCTGTGTCGGTGGAAATCTGCGGCAGGAAAAACGCCTTGATATGGCCTGCTTCGAGCGCCTCTCCCACACTGGCGGACAGCGGATGCGGGCCCGGCTCTTTCATGGCGACCTT contains:
- a CDS encoding bifunctional diguanylate cyclase/phosphodiesterase, whose amino-acid sequence is MIAFLPACGLALLWVGPEAMVLIGLTAILVGWMTRRLPVPVEIDEEGCDPATGLLPPSAAIAEMAASLQDSQRRNRPTGCLILGLDAPDQVLRRLHPKEFDLLLRRIGERLQAQLRSGDVVTRWDGARFAVLLRPTPRLGLEGMIQLCGRLQEAVSEPYVIAEQTQEITMHIGFHLVGRSAAAPAYRDDAASQAKADARANTEAEAALSRAETAANRAMQSGPGAIRSSHSDKVAMKEPGPHPLSASVGEALEAGHIKAFFLPQISTDTGDISGFQAIPRWLHAQRGILTESEILPAIEAAGLGARFSEVMLYAAFGALRDIARDGSDFGPASLPFLPGQMSDPKLAERLAWEFDRFEIAPNRLRLIVPQAMVARLDDPVCSHTLHAIKRLGCLIELAGFGSGPVSAETIRQIGPQRLRIHRSLTAEIDHNTEHQRLTAAIVSMAEGLGLETLAEGVPGIAEHAMLCQLGCSAVQGPAIAAPMPISEFLEWAERHRTKLDATPQIGRR
- a CDS encoding MOSC domain-containing protein; protein product: MSATLSRIYRHPIKSIGVEELKDASLEEGRVLPCDREWAVLHERSKVGVGAEGRADAWGKKINFVIGRSAPGLMGVTSRMLENGHILLEHPEQWHLEIDPDRELDQRKLLEWLRPFWPESAPRPTALVRGPDRAFTDDPLPYVSLIGQASLDDLSARVGKPIDRRRFRANLWVEGWEPFAEMDLIGKTVRIGEAELQLRACIERCRATDANIETGERDIDMLSELERHYGHHDLGVFCLVTKQGRIARGDKIEVL
- the yidC gene encoding membrane protein insertase YidC, producing MDNQNKNLILAVVLSALVLGVWTYFFPPTEDTTTAPSQPVAEQSATPEATDIAPKTAADSTGAPVDTATMSQAASAQSQSAARIEIDTPAVEGSISTLGGRFDDLSLKKYKETLAEDSPDVRLLSPISGDTGNSTLPYYVVYGWLPAGGLPGDQVPGPNTVWTQVGNGKLTPDTPVTLQWDNGHGLTFQREISVDDKYLFTIKQSVQNGTDAAVKLAPYGIIARHGIPQERRVYVLHEGLVAMDDGNLEEIKYKNITKLDNKGAEGQAEIKQVQDAGWTGFTDKYWQTVLAPISGPFTSVVKYSGEKSDIYQTETRLPVIDVAPGAKGDAQTHLFAGAKEWETLRDYQDNVPIPKFVDSLDWGWFYFLTKPMFRLLHFLHGAIGNMGWAIIALTFIIKLIVFPLARKSYISMARMKELQPEMEKMKEAAGDDRQKMQQGMMELYKKHKVNPAAGCLPLLIQIPIFFSLYKVIYVTIELYHAPWIGWIHDLSAPDPTSILNLFGLLPFAAPDPGSPLFILSLGILPILLGVSMWFQQRLNPAPTDKTQAMIFAWMPWVFMFMLGSFASGLVLYWITNNTITFLQQYTIMSMHGKRPDLFGNIKESFQRKKPAEEKK